In Chitinivorax sp. PXF-14, one genomic interval encodes:
- a CDS encoding Tn3 family transposase, protein MNNKNKLLSVLSDAEQEALYGQPDLDDAQRLEYLALTETELALASSRPGIPAQVYCILQIGYFKAKHAFFRFDWNEVEDDCAFVLSRYFHGEPFERKPITKHEHYTQRERVAELFGYRPWAAGFLPQLAQQAALIVRRDVTPGFVATELIVWLNEHKIIRPGYTTLQELVSEALSAERRRLGDLLAEALDESAKAALGQLMVRDDTLSQLAALKQDAKDFGWRQMAREREKRATLEPLHRIAKALLPKLGVSQQNLLYYASLANFYTVHDLRNLKADQTQLYLLCYAWVRYRQLSDNLVDAMAYHMKQLEDESSADAKQSFAAEQTRRQQDTPQVGRLLSLYIDDSVPDPTPFGEVRQRAYRIMPRDTLQTTAQRMSVKPVSKLALHWQAVDGLAERIRRHLRPLYAALDLAGTDPDSPWLAALAWAKGVFAKQQRLSQRPLAECPTATLPKRLRPYLLTFDAEGKPTGLHADRYEFWLYRQVRKRFQSGELYLDDSLQHRHFSDELVSMDDKADALAQMDIPFLRQPVDAQLDALAVELHAQWLAFNRELKQGKLTHLEYDKDSQKLTWRKPKGENQKARDKAFYEQLPFCDVADVFRFVNGQCQFLSALTPLQPRYAKKVADGDSLMAVIIAQAMNHGNQVMARTSDIPYHVLESAYQQYLRHATLHAANDCISNAIAALPIFPYYSFDLDVLYGAVDGQKFGVERPTVKARYSRKYFGRGKGVVAYTLLCNHVPLNGYLIGAHDYEAHHVFDIWYRNTSDIVPTAITGDMHSVNKANFAILHWFGLRFEPRFTDMEGQLQELYCADDPALYEKCLIRPVGKIDRDLIFSEKPNIDQIVATLGLKEMTQGTLIRKLCTYTAQNPTRRAVFEFDKLIRSIYTLRYLRDPQLERNVHRSQNRIESYHQLRSTIAQVGGKKELTGRTDIEIEISNQCARLIANSVIYYNSAILSRLLTKYEASGNAKALALITQMSPAAWRHILLNGHYTFQSDGKMIDLDALVAGLELG, encoded by the coding sequence ATGAACAACAAGAATAAGCTGCTCAGCGTCTTATCCGACGCCGAGCAGGAGGCCCTGTACGGCCAGCCGGACCTCGACGATGCGCAGCGGCTGGAATACCTGGCCTTGACCGAAACCGAACTGGCGCTCGCCAGCAGCCGGCCCGGCATACCCGCCCAAGTCTATTGCATCTTGCAGATCGGCTATTTCAAAGCCAAGCATGCCTTCTTCCGTTTCGACTGGAACGAGGTCGAAGACGATTGCGCCTTCGTGCTGAGCCGTTATTTCCACGGCGAGCCGTTCGAGCGCAAGCCGATCACCAAGCACGAACACTACACCCAGCGCGAGCGGGTCGCCGAGCTGTTCGGCTACCGGCCATGGGCAGCCGGCTTCCTGCCGCAACTCGCGCAGCAGGCCGCCCTGATCGTGCGCCGCGACGTGACGCCCGGATTCGTGGCCACCGAGCTGATCGTCTGGCTCAACGAGCACAAAATCATCCGGCCCGGCTACACCACGCTGCAAGAACTGGTCAGCGAAGCCCTGTCCGCCGAGCGTCGGCGCTTGGGCGATCTGCTGGCGGAAGCGCTGGACGAATCCGCCAAGGCTGCGCTGGGTCAACTTATGGTGCGCGACGACACCCTGTCGCAACTGGCGGCGCTCAAGCAGGATGCCAAGGATTTCGGCTGGCGTCAGATGGCCCGCGAACGGGAAAAGCGCGCCACGCTGGAACCGCTGCATCGCATAGCGAAGGCGCTGCTGCCCAAGCTCGGCGTCTCGCAGCAGAACCTGCTGTACTACGCGAGCCTGGCGAATTTCTACACTGTCCACGACCTGCGCAACCTGAAGGCCGATCAGACCCAACTCTACTTGCTGTGCTATGCCTGGGTACGCTATCGGCAGCTCTCCGACAACCTGGTCGATGCGATGGCCTACCACATGAAGCAGTTGGAGGATGAAAGCAGTGCTGACGCAAAGCAGTCCTTTGCCGCCGAGCAGACGCGCCGTCAGCAAGACACGCCGCAGGTCGGCCGCCTGCTTTCGCTTTACATCGACGACAGCGTGCCCGATCCCACGCCGTTCGGCGAGGTGCGCCAGCGCGCCTACAGGATCATGCCGCGCGACACGCTGCAAACCACTGCGCAGCGCATGAGTGTGAAGCCGGTGAGCAAGCTGGCGCTGCACTGGCAGGCGGTGGACGGCCTGGCCGAGCGTATCCGCCGCCATCTTCGGCCGCTATATGCCGCACTCGACCTTGCCGGCACCGATCCGGACAGCCCGTGGCTCGCGGCGCTGGCTTGGGCCAAGGGCGTGTTCGCCAAACAGCAGCGCCTGTCGCAGCGACCGCTCGCCGAATGTCCGACGGCCACGCTGCCGAAACGCTTGCGGCCTTACCTGCTGACCTTCGATGCCGAGGGCAAGCCGACCGGCCTGCACGCTGACCGCTACGAGTTCTGGCTGTACCGCCAAGTCAGGAAGCGCTTCCAGTCGGGGGAACTCTACCTCGACGACAGCCTGCAACACCGCCATTTCTCCGACGAACTGGTTTCGATGGACGACAAGGCCGACGCGCTGGCGCAGATGGACATTCCCTTCCTGCGGCAGCCGGTCGATGCCCAGCTCGACGCGCTGGCGGTCGAGCTGCACGCGCAATGGCTGGCCTTCAACCGCGAGCTGAAACAGGGCAAGCTGACCCACCTGGAATACGACAAGGACTCGCAGAAGCTGACCTGGCGCAAGCCTAAGGGCGAGAATCAGAAGGCCCGCGACAAGGCGTTCTACGAGCAACTGCCGTTCTGCGACGTAGCCGATGTGTTTCGCTTCGTCAACGGCCAGTGCCAGTTCCTGTCGGCGCTGACGCCCTTGCAGCCGCGCTATGCGAAGAAGGTGGCCGACGGCGACAGCCTGATGGCGGTCATCATCGCGCAAGCGATGAACCACGGCAACCAGGTCATGGCGCGCACCAGCGACATCCCGTACCATGTGCTGGAGAGTGCTTACCAGCAGTATTTGCGCCACGCGACGCTGCACGCGGCCAACGACTGCATCAGCAACGCCATCGCCGCGCTGCCGATCTTCCCGTACTACTCGTTCGACCTCGATGTGCTGTACGGTGCCGTAGATGGCCAGAAATTCGGCGTCGAACGGCCGACCGTAAAGGCGCGCTACTCGCGCAAATACTTCGGGCGCGGCAAGGGCGTGGTCGCCTACACGCTGCTGTGCAACCATGTGCCGCTGAACGGCTACCTGATCGGCGCGCACGATTACGAGGCCCATCACGTATTCGACATCTGGTATCGCAACACGTCGGACATCGTGCCGACCGCGATCACCGGCGACATGCACAGCGTCAACAAGGCCAACTTTGCCATCCTGCACTGGTTCGGCCTGCGCTTCGAGCCGCGCTTTACCGACATGGAAGGCCAGTTGCAGGAACTGTATTGCGCCGACGATCCGGCGCTGTACGAGAAGTGCCTGATCCGGCCGGTCGGAAAAATCGACCGCGATCTCATCTTCAGCGAAAAGCCGAACATCGACCAGATCGTCGCCACGCTCGGACTGAAGGAGATGACGCAGGGCACGCTGATCCGCAAGCTGTGCACCTACACCGCGCAAAACCCGACGCGGCGCGCGGTGTTCGAGTTCGACAAGCTCATCCGCAGCATCTACACACTGCGCTACCTGCGCGACCCTCAATTGGAGCGCAACGTGCATCGCTCGCAGAACCGCATCGAGTCCTACCACCAGCTACGCTCGACCATCGCCCAGGTCGGCGGCAAGAAGGAACTGACCGGCCGCACCGACATCGAGATCGAAATCAGCAACCAGTGCGCAAGGCTGATCGCCAACTCTGTCATCTACTACAACTCGGCCATCCTGTCGCGGCTGCTGACAAAGTACGAGGCGAGCGGCAACGCCAAGGCACTGGCGTTGATCACGCAGATGTCGCCGGCGGCGTGGCGGCACATCCTGCTGAACGGGCATTACACCTTCCAGAGCGACGGCAAGATGATCGACCTGGATGCGCTCGTGGCCGGGCTGGAACTGGGGTGA
- a CDS encoding recombinase family protein — MLIGYMRVSSDSDRQSTDLQRDALLAAGVDPRHLFEDHASGAKDDRAGLARALEFVRSGDVLVVWKLDRLGRSLSHLLAIVTSLKDKRVAFRSLTENLDTTTPSGEFLFQVFGALAQYERALIQERVVAGLAAARKRGRIGGRPQAITGEKLDAIITALDGGMSKAAVCRNFNVKRTTLIETLARAGWRGTGKAADEQQE, encoded by the coding sequence ATGTTGATTGGTTACATGCGCGTGTCGTCGGACTCCGACCGGCAAAGCACAGACTTGCAGCGCGATGCACTGCTCGCCGCCGGCGTCGATCCGCGCCATCTGTTCGAGGATCACGCCTCCGGCGCGAAGGATGACCGCGCCGGCTTGGCGCGGGCGCTCGAATTCGTCCGGTCTGGCGACGTACTGGTCGTGTGGAAGCTCGACCGGCTCGGCCGCTCGCTGTCGCATCTGCTCGCCATCGTGACCTCGCTCAAGGACAAGCGGGTGGCGTTCCGTTCGCTGACGGAGAACCTAGACACCACGACGCCATCGGGCGAGTTCCTGTTCCAGGTGTTCGGCGCACTCGCGCAGTATGAGCGGGCCTTGATCCAGGAGCGCGTCGTTGCCGGCCTGGCCGCCGCGCGCAAACGCGGCCGGATCGGCGGCCGGCCGCAGGCGATCACCGGCGAGAAGCTGGACGCGATCATCACCGCGCTCGATGGCGGCATGTCCAAGGCGGCGGTATGCCGCAACTTCAACGTCAAGCGCACCACCTTGATTGAAACCCTGGCGCGAGCGGGCTGGCGTGGCACGGGAAAGGCGGCCGATGAACAACAAGAATAA
- a CDS encoding type II toxin-antitoxin system RelB/DinJ family antitoxin, producing the protein MSANAVVRARIDEHIKEEASTVLAAMGLTVSDAFRIMLTRIAREKALPFEPLVPNETTIAAMREARAGNLKSFDSVEALMADMHAED; encoded by the coding sequence ATGTCTGCAAATGCAGTTGTCCGCGCCCGCATCGACGAGCACATCAAGGAAGAGGCATCGACCGTGCTGGCGGCGATGGGCCTCACCGTGTCCGATGCTTTCCGCATCATGCTGACCCGCATCGCGCGCGAGAAGGCGTTGCCGTTTGAGCCACTGGTGCCGAATGAAACCACCATCGCCGCCATGCGCGAGGCCCGCGCCGGCAACCTCAAGAGCTTCGATAGCGTCGAGGCGCTGATGGCGGATATGCATGCGGAGGATTGA
- a CDS encoding type II toxin-antitoxin system YafQ family toxin: MRRIEHTGQFKRDYKREAKGQHRTSLDAELMPVVKALACDQPLEPRHHDHALTGDWKDHRDCHIKPDLVLIYRKPDDEVLQLVRIGSHSELGL; this comes from the coding sequence ATGCGGAGGATTGAGCACACCGGCCAGTTCAAGCGCGACTACAAGCGCGAGGCGAAAGGCCAGCACCGCACCTCGCTCGATGCGGAACTGATGCCCGTCGTCAAAGCCTTGGCGTGCGATCAGCCGCTGGAGCCGCGTCATCACGACCATGCGCTGACCGGCGACTGGAAGGATCATCGGGACTGCCACATCAAGCCCGACTTGGTGTTGATCTACCGGAAGCCCGATGACGAGGTGTTGCAGCTCGTGCGCATCGGCTCCCATAGCGAGCTTGGCCTGTGA
- a CDS encoding transposase, translating into MDANITDEEWDKLSPENFETASLLRAVDAVDELRDDLNDGEYATPPQLRTDLLKLHQLAMAVINEGSRSQVTELFELACDLDEQVSYMATKLEEVQETLSQLTTLYPDSLCCGSLDDVEAD; encoded by the coding sequence ATGGATGCCAACATCACCGATGAAGAGTGGGACAAGCTGTCCCCCGAGAATTTCGAGACGGCCTCGCTATTGCGCGCCGTCGATGCCGTGGACGAACTGCGTGACGACCTCAACGATGGCGAATACGCCACGCCGCCCCAGCTTCGCACCGACCTGCTGAAACTGCATCAACTGGCGATGGCGGTCATCAACGAGGGATCGCGCAGCCAGGTGACAGAGCTGTTCGAGCTGGCCTGCGATCTCGACGAGCAGGTGTCCTACATGGCGACCAAACTGGAAGAGGTGCAGGAAACACTGTCGCAGTTGACAACGCTATACCCGGACAGCTTGTGCTGCGGCAGCCTCGACGACGTGGAGGCCGACTGA
- a CDS encoding phosphatase PAP2 family protein, producing MEALNRALFLHINGGDATPPWLVNTAIGIAEGLIYLIPVLLAALWLWGGQARRRLAVKACLVTLLALGANQVIGLVWMHPRPFMVSLGHAWLGHAAESSFPSDHATVFAGVGLTLLFGGATRLAGAVLATGAAVAWARVFLGVHFPLDMAGAVMAAWAAHAVALPLWKGAGEPLVRQFERLYRALLARPIAAGWVRP from the coding sequence ATCGAAGCCCTCAACCGCGCCTTATTTCTGCATATCAACGGCGGTGACGCGACGCCGCCCTGGCTGGTCAATACCGCCATCGGCATTGCCGAGGGTCTAATCTATTTAATCCCGGTACTGCTGGCCGCCCTTTGGTTGTGGGGCGGACAGGCGCGCCGCCGGCTGGCCGTCAAGGCATGCCTGGTCACGCTGCTCGCGCTCGGCGCGAACCAGGTGATTGGCCTCGTCTGGATGCACCCGCGTCCGTTCATGGTGAGCCTGGGACATGCTTGGCTCGGTCACGCCGCCGAATCCTCGTTTCCGAGCGATCACGCAACCGTGTTTGCCGGCGTCGGGCTGACGCTGCTGTTTGGCGGCGCAACCCGGCTCGCGGGTGCCGTGCTGGCAACGGGTGCGGCGGTTGCCTGGGCGCGCGTGTTCCTGGGCGTGCATTTCCCGCTCGACATGGCCGGGGCCGTGATGGCTGCCTGGGCTGCCCATGCTGTCGCCTTGCCGCTCTGGAAAGGAGCAGGCGAGCCGCTGGTGCGCCAATTCGAGCGGCTATACCGCGCGCTCCTGGCGCGGCCCATCGCGGCCGGCTGGGTGCGCCCATGA
- a CDS encoding cation transporter produces MACECSNVSAQSKDERASLRLALGLNAAMFVIGMAAGLWAQSSGLMADALDMLADASAYALALLAVSRGAVFKRNAARWSGALLLILGVGIVLDVVRRGLYGSEPLGPAMMAFSLASLAVNVTVLRMLDKFRHGEVHLRATWIFTRVDVIANIAVFASGLLVWLTGLRMADLLVGFAIGLYVAKEAIEILREAGQPKPCTTSTATPR; encoded by the coding sequence ATGGCTTGCGAATGTTCCAACGTATCAGCGCAGTCCAAAGATGAACGCGCCTCGCTACGCCTCGCCTTGGGCCTCAACGCGGCGATGTTCGTCATCGGCATGGCGGCCGGCCTGTGGGCGCAGTCCAGTGGACTGATGGCCGATGCGCTCGACATGCTGGCCGATGCCTCGGCTTATGCGCTCGCGCTGCTGGCGGTATCGCGTGGAGCGGTCTTCAAGCGCAATGCGGCGCGTTGGAGCGGAGCGCTGCTGCTGATCCTCGGCGTCGGCATCGTGCTCGACGTGGTGCGTCGTGGCCTGTATGGCAGCGAGCCGCTGGGGCCGGCCATGATGGCGTTCTCGCTGGCGTCGCTGGCCGTCAACGTGACCGTGCTGCGCATGCTGGACAAGTTCCGGCATGGGGAAGTCCATCTGCGCGCGACTTGGATTTTCACGCGCGTGGACGTGATCGCCAACATCGCGGTGTTCGCCTCCGGTCTGCTGGTCTGGCTCACTGGCCTGCGCATGGCCGACCTGCTGGTCGGGTTCGCCATCGGCCTGTATGTCGCCAAAGAAGCCATCGAAATCCTCAGAGAAGCGGGACAACCAAAGCCATGCACGACCAGCACCGCAACGCCCCGCTGA
- a CDS encoding MFS transporter yields the protein MHDQHRNAPLKQIPAGIWILGFVSMLMDISSELIHSLLPMFMVTTLGASALVVGLVEGLAESTALIVKIFSGALSDYLGKRKALAVFGYALGALTKPLFALAPTAGVVLTARLLDRVGKGVRGAPRDALVADLTPPHIRGAAFGLRQSLDTVGAFLGPLLAVGLMLLWANDFRAVFWVAVIPGLASVALLAVGLHEPAHLQTDKRTNPIRRENLRRLPAAYWWVVGIGAVFTLARFSEAFLVLRAQQGGVPIALVPLVMVAMNLVYSLSAYPFGKLSDRVSHRSLLALGLAVLIAADLVLATNDHWGVVLAGVALWGVHMGITQGLLATMVADTAPADLRGTAYGFFNLVSGIAMLLASVVAGLLWDRLGASVTFYAGAGFCVIALIGLAWHPATRLARA from the coding sequence ATGCACGACCAGCACCGCAACGCCCCGCTGAAGCAGATTCCGGCTGGCATCTGGATACTTGGCTTCGTCAGCATGCTGATGGACATCTCGTCGGAGCTGATCCACAGCCTGCTGCCGATGTTCATGGTCACGACCCTGGGCGCAAGCGCCCTCGTAGTCGGCTTGGTCGAAGGGCTGGCCGAATCCACGGCGCTGATCGTCAAGATTTTCTCTGGCGCGCTGAGCGACTACCTGGGCAAGCGCAAGGCTCTCGCGGTGTTCGGCTATGCGCTGGGCGCGCTGACCAAACCGCTATTCGCCCTCGCACCGACCGCTGGCGTCGTGCTCACCGCGCGGCTGCTGGATCGCGTCGGCAAGGGCGTCCGGGGTGCACCGCGCGATGCCCTGGTGGCCGATTTGACGCCACCACACATCCGGGGCGCGGCCTTCGGTCTGCGCCAGTCGCTCGACACGGTGGGTGCCTTTCTCGGGCCACTGCTGGCCGTTGGCCTGATGCTGCTGTGGGCCAACGACTTTCGCGCCGTGTTCTGGGTGGCTGTCATCCCCGGTCTGGCGAGTGTCGCGCTGCTCGCCGTCGGTCTGCACGAGCCGGCACATCTCCAAACCGACAAGCGCACGAACCCGATCCGGCGCGAGAACCTGCGCCGTCTCCCCGCCGCCTACTGGTGGGTCGTCGGCATCGGCGCGGTGTTCACGCTGGCCCGTTTTAGCGAAGCCTTCCTGGTTCTGCGCGCCCAGCAAGGCGGCGTACCGATTGCCTTGGTGCCGCTGGTGATGGTGGCGATGAACCTGGTCTATTCGCTGTCGGCCTATCCGTTCGGCAAGCTCTCTGACCGCGTGAGTCACCGCAGTCTGCTCGCCCTTGGCCTAGCCGTGCTGATCGCGGCCGACTTGGTGCTCGCAACAAACGACCATTGGGGCGTCGTGCTCGCCGGTGTCGCGCTGTGGGGCGTGCACATGGGCATCACGCAGGGCCTGCTGGCGACGATGGTGGCGGATACCGCGCCCGCCGATCTGCGTGGCACCGCCTACGGATTCTTCAACCTGGTCAGCGGCATCGCCATGCTGCTCGCCAGTGTCGTCGCCGGCCTGTTGTGGGACAGGCTGGGCGCATCGGTCACGTTCTACGCCGGGGCTGGCTTCTGCGTGATTGCCTTGATCGGTCTAGCCTGGCACCCGGCAACACGGCTGGCACGCGCGTAG
- a CDS encoding ArsR/SmtB family transcription factor, whose protein sequence is MGFRLRTPLSIFRLLVTQGADGLPVGKIGEQLDVAPATLSFHLKELSRADLIVPRQEGRFIYYAANYSAMNALLGFLTENCCRATTCEPVVSAASAPGCCT, encoded by the coding sequence CTGGGGTTCCGGCTTAGAACCCCTTTGTCCATCTTCCGGCTGCTCGTTACGCAGGGGGCTGACGGTTTGCCTGTGGGCAAGATTGGCGAGCAGCTCGACGTAGCACCGGCAACGCTGTCATTTCACCTGAAAGAACTCAGCCGAGCCGATTTGATCGTGCCGCGCCAGGAAGGTCGCTTCATCTACTATGCGGCGAATTATTCGGCGATGAACGCTCTGCTAGGGTTCCTCACGGAGAACTGCTGCCGCGCGACGACATGCGAGCCGGTTGTATCGGCCGCCTCCGCGCCTGGCTGTTGCACTTAA
- a CDS encoding ArsR/SmtB family transcription factor, producing MDKPQILLAFEALSASARLDAYRLLVGAGHDGMVAGDIASALDIAPSNLSFHLKTLTQAGLIGVEQEGRYQRYRANIPAMLQVVDFLTSNCCGGHPERCVEARPTCGDGDCSSPVEPSHPTNK from the coding sequence ATGGACAAACCGCAAATATTACTGGCCTTTGAAGCCCTATCTGCCAGTGCCCGTCTCGATGCCTACCGGCTGCTCGTCGGCGCCGGACATGACGGCATGGTAGCCGGTGACATCGCCAGCGCGCTCGATATCGCGCCGTCCAACCTGTCGTTTCATCTTAAGACACTGACCCAGGCTGGCCTGATCGGGGTCGAACAGGAAGGCCGCTATCAGCGTTATCGAGCAAATATTCCGGCGATGCTGCAAGTGGTCGACTTCCTCACCAGCAACTGCTGTGGCGGGCACCCGGAACGCTGCGTCGAGGCCCGCCCCACTTGTGGTGACGGCGACTGCAGCTCACCGGTTGAGCCTTCCCACCCAACTAATAAATGA
- a CDS encoding arsenate reductase ArsC: MNILILCTGNSCRSILAEATINHLAPPSIRAISAGSKPTGYVHPRSLALLQREGISVDGLHSKSWENLPVTPDIVITVCGSAAGETCPAYLGPVLRGHWGVEDPAHATGTDAEIDAAFMTAYRILRTRIEAFLALPLETLQQDRQRLKAELDRIGTLQP; the protein is encoded by the coding sequence ATGAACATCCTGATTCTGTGCACCGGCAACTCCTGCCGCTCCATCCTGGCCGAAGCAACAATCAACCATCTGGCGCCACCATCGATCCGCGCCATCAGTGCCGGTAGCAAACCAACGGGCTACGTCCATCCCCGTTCGCTGGCTCTGTTGCAACGCGAGGGCATCTCGGTCGACGGCTTGCACAGCAAGTCCTGGGAGAACCTACCCGTTACGCCGGACATCGTGATTACCGTATGCGGCAGTGCCGCCGGCGAAACCTGCCCGGCCTATCTAGGCCCGGTCTTGCGCGGTCACTGGGGCGTAGAAGACCCGGCGCATGCGACCGGAACCGACGCGGAGATCGACGCGGCATTCATGACCGCCTACCGCATTCTGCGCACACGTATCGAAGCCTTCCTGGCCCTGCCGCTGGAGACGCTGCAACAGGACCGCCAACGCCTGAAAGCCGAGCTTGATCGCATTGGCACCTTGCAGCCCTAA
- a CDS encoding dual specificity protein phosphatase family protein → MNQDKTYHQLIAGSIYLGGASDVPAMVAEDGVQVVVDLREESTGCAAPDANVTWIRIPLGDDPTQDQVSLFKTAIDTVVGAYREGKKVGFHCGGGKGRTGTVAAGVLLELGECKTLDDAEARAKAIRPVINIKPEQRAALQKIYPDGSVCELDVEKRTRT, encoded by the coding sequence ATGAATCAAGACAAGACTTATCACCAACTGATTGCCGGCAGCATCTATCTGGGCGGCGCGAGCGATGTGCCTGCCATGGTGGCAGAAGATGGCGTGCAGGTGGTCGTCGACCTGCGTGAAGAATCAACTGGTTGTGCGGCGCCGGATGCCAACGTGACCTGGATCCGCATTCCGCTGGGAGACGACCCGACGCAGGATCAGGTGTCGTTGTTCAAAACCGCGATCGATACCGTCGTCGGCGCCTATCGTGAGGGTAAGAAAGTCGGCTTCCATTGCGGCGGCGGCAAAGGCCGCACCGGCACCGTCGCGGCCGGCGTGTTACTGGAGCTTGGCGAATGCAAGACGCTCGATGATGCGGAAGCACGAGCTAAGGCAATCCGGCCGGTCATCAATATCAAGCCGGAGCAACGCGCGGCCCTGCAAAAAATCTATCCAGACGGCTCAGTATGCGAGTTGGATGTTGAGAAAAGGACAAGGACATGA
- the arsD gene encoding arsenite efflux transporter metallochaperone ArsD, with translation MSTIQIFDPALCCSTGVCGVDVDQQLVSASADIDWAKQNGAQIERFNLAQQPMAFADNPIIKGFLERSGAEALPVILVDGEMALAGRYPNRTELARWAGIAAAELKPAGSCCSGSRCC, from the coding sequence ATGAGCACGATCCAGATTTTTGACCCGGCCCTGTGCTGCAGCACTGGGGTATGTGGTGTCGACGTCGACCAGCAATTGGTCAGTGCCTCTGCCGATATCGACTGGGCAAAGCAGAACGGTGCGCAGATCGAACGTTTCAATCTGGCACAGCAGCCCATGGCATTTGCCGACAACCCCATCATCAAGGGCTTCCTGGAACGCTCCGGTGCGGAAGCGTTGCCAGTAATTCTAGTTGACGGCGAAATGGCACTAGCCGGCCGTTACCCGAATCGAACCGAGCTTGCTCGCTGGGCGGGTATTGCCGCTGCGGAATTGAAGCCGGCGGGCAGTTGCTGCAGCGGCAGCCGTTGCTGTTAA